A single genomic interval of Zobellia nedashkovskayae harbors:
- a CDS encoding alpha/beta hydrolase — protein sequence MNKITKRIFKFLIVNCILFFIVSLVLIYWPIPNKENIENYDYSSIDKTSNGLDTTTTEKWIEARDGQKLFNRIYPSHTKTICILIHGSGSDSRYLSDLSKDLSSKNIATVITPDLRGHGRNIQNETDIEYIGHLEDDIEDIIAYAKDSLEAKRIILAGHSSGGGLVLRYLANSELTTVDKAIMISPYLGHDAPTVKSNSGGWVTVGVKRWVGITMWNTLGITFFNKMPVLFFNRPKAYEDDLQVSFYSYQMAVNFAPKNYKNDIELLSTKSLVIVGNNDESFYPNKFKEVFKLKEDITKTYVIPNSNHLDIVKNNEATDKIINWISPGTDL from the coding sequence ATGAACAAAATTACAAAGCGGATTTTTAAATTTTTAATCGTCAATTGTATTCTCTTTTTTATCGTAAGCCTTGTACTTATATATTGGCCTATTCCGAATAAAGAAAATATAGAAAATTATGATTACAGTTCTATAGATAAAACTTCTAATGGCCTAGACACAACTACTACAGAAAAATGGATTGAAGCTAGGGATGGTCAAAAATTGTTCAATAGAATTTATCCTAGTCACACTAAAACAATATGTATTCTAATTCACGGATCTGGTTCGGACAGTAGGTATTTGAGTGATTTATCAAAAGATTTATCGTCCAAAAATATAGCAACAGTTATAACCCCGGACTTAAGGGGACATGGACGCAATATTCAAAATGAAACAGATATTGAATATATCGGACACTTGGAGGACGATATTGAAGATATCATTGCCTATGCGAAAGATAGTTTAGAGGCCAAGAGGATAATTTTGGCAGGACACTCCTCTGGCGGAGGTTTAGTTTTAAGATATTTAGCCAATAGTGAACTTACCACTGTGGACAAAGCCATTATGATTTCACCTTACTTGGGTCATGACGCTCCTACAGTAAAGTCTAATAGCGGAGGATGGGTTACCGTAGGTGTAAAAAGGTGGGTAGGAATAACAATGTGGAACACCCTTGGAATAACATTTTTTAACAAAATGCCCGTTTTATTTTTTAATAGACCAAAAGCGTATGAAGATGATTTGCAGGTTAGTTTTTATTCTTATCAAATGGCAGTAAATTTTGCTCCAAAAAATTATAAAAATGATATAGAACTTCTTAGTACAAAATCATTAGTGATAGTCGGAAACAATGATGAAAGCTTTTATCCAAATAAGTTTAAAGAGGTATTTAAATTGAAAGAAGATATTACAAAAACCTATGTGATTCCCAATTCCAATCATTTAGATATTGTGAAAAATAACGAAGCAACAGATAAAATAATTAATTGGATATCACCTGGTACAGATTTATAA
- a CDS encoding carotenoid biosynthesis protein, which produces MPLTHDFFILITPYTLVLVTGAILSHHKEWNIKTIAVLASIFVLSIITEMIGVATGKLFGVYAYGRGLGIKIADVPIVIGLNWVFLVYASNGILSKYTSKNIPIIIGAASLMILYDILLEKVAPLMDMWQFLKNDPPINNYVVWFLLALFFNWAIQYFKINTHNRPARWLFFIQFGFFIILVIVNEFNIF; this is translated from the coding sequence ATGCCTCTCACGCACGATTTTTTTATACTCATTACCCCGTATACCTTGGTTTTAGTTACCGGGGCCATCTTATCCCATCATAAAGAATGGAATATAAAAACCATTGCAGTTTTGGCAAGTATTTTTGTGTTAAGTATCATAACAGAAATGATTGGCGTAGCAACGGGTAAATTATTTGGTGTGTATGCTTACGGTAGAGGGCTTGGTATTAAAATAGCAGATGTGCCAATTGTAATTGGCCTTAATTGGGTTTTCTTGGTATATGCTTCAAACGGTATTCTCTCTAAATACACATCCAAAAACATTCCAATTATCATAGGGGCAGCATCATTAATGATACTTTATGACATCTTACTTGAAAAAGTAGCGCCCTTAATGGACATGTGGCAATTTTTAAAAAACGACCCGCCTATAAACAACTATGTGGTTTGGTTTCTGTTGGCTTTATTCTTTAATTGGGCTATTCAATATTTTAAAATAAATACGCATAACAGACCAGCTCGCTGGTTGTTTTTTATCCAATTCGGCTTTTTTATAATTTTAGTTATTGTAAATGAGTTCAACATATTTTAA
- the crtD gene encoding 1-hydroxycarotenoid 3,4-desaturase CrtD, with protein sequence MKIAVIGSGIGGLATACRLASKGHDVTVFEKNDSPGGKISEIHMEGYRFDTGPSLFTLPELVEELYSAAGETVPATFAYKKLDVLCKYFYNSGENLIAWSDQRKFTDECVEKLGEDPSNITRYFKSASLIYKITADIFLFNSLHKVKNLLKFSVLKSLLQVHKIRFYKTMHGDNKSSFKSPLLIQLFDRYATYNGSNPYKAPATLNVIAHLENNLGAYFPEQGMYSIVKNIYELALKKGVRFNFNSLVTSIDIKNKKAVGISIGNEIFKFDKIVSDSDINYVVNNLMDHPEKKQIERLEPSSSALVFYWGVNKEFPELDLHNILFSGDYKEEFTNLFQKKTIYNDPTVYIFVSSKMVKSDAPKNCENWFVMVNAPSNSKENWDELIRVTKHNIINKINKSLKTNIEDYIACEKIASPITIEQDTLSKGGALYGNSSNSMFAAFLRHPNFLKSVKNLYFVGGSVHPGGGIPLCLASAKIVANEIPAS encoded by the coding sequence ATGAAAATTGCAGTGATTGGTTCCGGAATTGGTGGCTTGGCTACTGCGTGCAGATTAGCATCTAAGGGACATGACGTAACTGTATTTGAAAAAAACGATTCTCCTGGCGGGAAAATAAGTGAGATTCATATGGAAGGGTATCGTTTTGATACCGGACCATCCTTGTTTACATTGCCAGAATTAGTAGAAGAGCTTTATAGTGCAGCTGGTGAAACTGTTCCAGCAACTTTTGCCTACAAAAAACTGGATGTGCTATGCAAGTATTTTTACAACAGTGGTGAAAATCTTATTGCTTGGTCTGATCAGCGAAAATTCACGGATGAATGTGTAGAAAAACTAGGAGAAGACCCTTCTAATATTACTAGATATTTTAAAAGTGCGTCGTTGATTTATAAAATAACCGCAGATATTTTCCTTTTTAACTCCTTGCATAAAGTTAAGAACTTGTTGAAGTTTTCGGTTTTAAAATCACTGCTTCAAGTTCATAAGATTCGCTTTTATAAAACCATGCACGGAGATAATAAAAGCAGTTTTAAAAGTCCATTGCTTATTCAATTGTTTGATAGGTACGCCACTTACAATGGCTCTAATCCGTATAAGGCACCTGCTACATTAAATGTAATAGCGCATTTAGAAAATAACCTGGGAGCTTATTTTCCAGAACAAGGCATGTATTCCATTGTAAAGAACATTTATGAGCTCGCCCTAAAAAAAGGAGTTCGTTTTAACTTTAATTCATTGGTTACGTCCATTGATATAAAAAACAAAAAGGCTGTTGGGATAAGTATTGGGAATGAGATATTTAAGTTTGATAAGATAGTATCTGACTCAGATATTAACTATGTTGTTAATAATCTGATGGACCACCCAGAAAAAAAACAAATAGAGCGTTTAGAACCTTCATCATCTGCCTTGGTATTCTATTGGGGAGTGAACAAGGAGTTTCCGGAGTTAGATTTGCACAACATTCTTTTTAGCGGTGATTATAAAGAAGAGTTTACTAATTTGTTTCAAAAAAAAACTATCTATAACGATCCAACCGTTTATATTTTTGTGAGTTCAAAAATGGTAAAAAGTGATGCTCCTAAAAATTGCGAAAATTGGTTTGTAATGGTGAACGCCCCTTCTAACAGCAAAGAGAATTGGGATGAACTGATACGTGTTACCAAACATAATATCATTAATAAAATCAATAAATCCCTTAAAACAAATATTGAAGACTATATAGCATGTGAGAAGATTGCATCGCCGATTACTATTGAGCAGGATACGCTCAGTAAAGGAGGAGCACTATACGGAAATTCTTCTAATTCCATGTTCGCTGCATTTTTAAGACATCCAAATTTTCTTAAAAGCGTAAAAAACTTGTATTTTGTTGGAGGAAGCGTTCATCCTGGTGGTGGAATACCCCTTTGTTTAGCCAGTGCTAAAATTGTTGCTAATGAAATACCTGCATCATAG
- a CDS encoding threonine/serine exporter family protein, which yields MDYIHLILKAFAGGVAAIGFAVLLNADRSSLATIFFLGATGVFIKTGLLFFDFNIIIASFFGAIMVGFSSYFLALYIKKPPLTIAIPSVIPMIPGLFLYRMMIGFIELAGSKELSDHEFVKLLSYTYSNGIKAIFILCVLAIGISFPYLIFRKSSMHYLRKREAKKGVVK from the coding sequence ATGGACTATATTCATCTTATATTAAAAGCCTTTGCGGGAGGTGTTGCTGCCATTGGTTTTGCTGTTCTGCTCAATGCTGATCGTTCTTCACTAGCAACAATATTTTTTCTTGGTGCCACAGGGGTTTTTATAAAGACAGGGCTACTCTTTTTCGATTTTAATATTATTATCGCGTCTTTTTTTGGTGCGATAATGGTTGGTTTTTCCAGCTATTTTTTAGCCCTCTACATTAAAAAACCACCATTAACTATTGCTATTCCATCCGTAATTCCAATGATACCTGGTCTCTTTTTGTACCGTATGATGATTGGTTTTATTGAACTTGCAGGTAGCAAAGAATTAAGTGACCACGAATTCGTTAAACTACTTTCATATACTTATTCTAATGGGATAAAAGCCATATTCATATTATGCGTTTTAGCAATTGGAATAAGTTTCCCTTACCTCATTTTTAGAAAAAGTTCAATGCATTATTTACGAAAGAGGGAAGCAAAAAAGGGTGTTGTAAAATAA
- a CDS encoding threonine/serine exporter family protein, with product MEKNEIQKIGMILLRISSMLQSSGACTARIRIILHRIANAYDMNADALITHRAIILTLLNNQEEPVFNNIKRTIPIGVNFKIVSGISLIGMSIENDKWELDRISSELDKLEKTPTYNRLIILSAVSLAGAGFCFLSDGNLFSMAVCFVATFIGLFVKQETTGIHLNPNLCVFLAAFTATMIAGTFRHFFPEGGLEQGFATSVLFLIPGVPLINSFIDFIDGNLLNGIIRLTNGLLFSIMIAIGMICSIVIFNF from the coding sequence TTGGAAAAAAATGAAATTCAGAAAATTGGAATGATTCTACTAAGAATCAGTTCAATGTTGCAAAGTTCAGGTGCTTGTACCGCTCGCATAAGAATTATTTTGCACAGAATTGCCAACGCTTACGACATGAATGCCGATGCACTCATTACGCATAGAGCAATTATATTAACGTTATTAAATAACCAAGAAGAACCTGTTTTTAATAATATAAAACGGACTATACCCATAGGAGTTAATTTCAAAATTGTTTCGGGAATCAGCCTAATAGGTATGAGCATTGAAAACGATAAATGGGAATTAGACCGAATTAGCAGTGAGCTTGATAAGCTAGAAAAAACACCCACTTATAATCGGCTAATTATTTTAAGTGCAGTTTCGTTGGCGGGTGCGGGTTTTTGTTTCCTTTCTGATGGAAACCTCTTTTCAATGGCCGTTTGTTTCGTTGCTACCTTTATTGGGCTTTTTGTTAAGCAAGAAACAACCGGCATTCATTTGAATCCAAACTTGTGTGTATTCCTAGCAGCATTTACAGCAACCATGATAGCAGGCACTTTCAGGCATTTCTTTCCAGAAGGAGGCTTAGAACAAGGATTTGCCACTTCAGTTTTATTTCTTATCCCGGGTGTTCCTTTAATCAACTCCTTTATCGATTTTATTGATGGAAACTTGTTAAACGGAATAATACGGCTTACCAATGGATTACTATTTTCTATTATGATTGCCATAGGAATGATTTGTTCAATTGTAATTTTTAACTTCTAA
- the ccsA gene encoding cytochrome c biogenesis protein produces the protein MRGKLYKIIASPVLALLLLLTFGVSMAVATFVENDFGTATAWKVIYDALWFELVMVGLCISFILNIFKYKLLRKEKWPILLFHLSFILIIVGAGITRYTSYGGVMRVREGASSNIIISDVNYIKAKISNGSTTKVVLKKVSFSPLTNNDFTIKTDFENTPIVIGYNEFVADALPKIEDDVEGGKALLELVVTAGNGRETVFLQKGEIEQIGEHKHLVGFEAEGEGVINIVEKDGAFKMYTPRDLDFFIMASQTAGKIKKDTLMNMTLKTLYRDGDASFVPTAYHPNAKIEIVSTSDRLKDNDPNKDDALLVDVTIDGETKTTNLLYRQGFLPTEHKAEFNDLSILLSYGAEAQEIPFSIQLNDFQLERYPGSTSPSAYASEVTVIDDGVKTPYRIFMNNVLDHKGYRFFQASYDTDEKGTVLSVNHDAVGTWVTYLGYLLMGIGMFFTLFGKGSRFTEVNKKLNKLKKNKAAFLLLLLLGGGMAQARPAQQQDRGPEQIIDVDHAALFGRVMVQDLDGRIKPINTLASEFLRKISGRPYFQLTQNGATVKLDANQTFLAMHVSAKYWEQVPIIKIDKKKLGTVYEDLKLGANGLISFQNLLDETGKYVFVEDVEKANQKKPAERNEFDKEVLKVDERFNILYNVFIGNYLKVFPNSLDENNTWFTYTHNFEDFPEEDGRFAKSIIPTYFSDVAAQNWEGASEKLGYISMYQNVLGKDIIPSDKRIAAELWYNDLNLNFWLFQVLFILGFLMLVLAMVKIFTQKKSVEYLWNILIILALLSFIVFAGNIILRWYVAQHAPWSNGYEMLIFVAWVLMLCGFLVFRKSDFALPLATLFSGALLFVSYLDWINPEITNLMPVLKSYWLKVHVATIVSSYAPLALSAVLGLMALVLMIIKTPKTKDRIDLKIKELSYINESSMTIGLFVLAVGTFLGGIWANESWGRYWAWDPKETWALISIIVYAIVLHLRFIPALRNTYVLNVASMFAFWSIIMTSFGVNYYLSGLHSYAAGDPVPIPQFVYFLADFMIIIAVWAYIRNKRKV, from the coding sequence ATGAGAGGAAAACTATATAAAATAATTGCTTCACCTGTATTGGCACTACTTCTTTTGTTAACCTTTGGGGTATCAATGGCTGTTGCTACGTTTGTAGAGAACGATTTTGGTACCGCCACGGCATGGAAAGTAATATATGATGCCTTATGGTTTGAACTGGTAATGGTGGGACTATGTATTAGTTTTATTCTTAATATTTTCAAATATAAATTACTGAGAAAAGAGAAGTGGCCAATTCTTCTTTTTCACCTGTCATTCATACTCATTATTGTTGGGGCAGGTATTACAAGGTACACTTCTTATGGAGGCGTAATGCGCGTTAGAGAAGGTGCTTCATCTAATATCATTATATCGGACGTTAATTATATTAAAGCAAAAATATCTAATGGGAGTACCACAAAAGTGGTACTTAAGAAAGTTAGTTTTTCTCCGTTAACAAATAATGATTTCACTATAAAAACAGATTTTGAAAATACGCCAATAGTAATAGGTTATAATGAGTTTGTCGCCGATGCTTTACCAAAAATAGAAGATGATGTAGAAGGAGGGAAGGCATTATTAGAGCTAGTAGTAACTGCAGGAAACGGAAGGGAAACTGTATTCTTGCAAAAGGGCGAAATTGAGCAAATAGGAGAACATAAGCATTTAGTTGGTTTTGAGGCAGAAGGAGAAGGAGTTATCAATATTGTAGAAAAAGACGGTGCCTTTAAAATGTATACGCCCAGAGATTTAGATTTCTTTATTATGGCTTCCCAAACGGCAGGAAAAATTAAGAAAGACACCTTAATGAATATGACGCTTAAAACGTTATATAGAGATGGGGATGCCTCTTTTGTTCCAACGGCATATCATCCCAACGCAAAAATAGAAATCGTAAGTACTTCGGATAGATTAAAGGATAACGACCCTAATAAAGATGATGCCTTATTGGTAGATGTCACTATTGACGGCGAAACAAAAACTACGAATTTACTATATAGACAAGGGTTCTTGCCAACAGAACATAAAGCAGAATTCAATGATTTATCTATTCTACTTTCTTATGGTGCCGAGGCACAGGAAATTCCATTTTCTATTCAGCTAAATGATTTTCAACTAGAACGTTACCCGGGCTCCACAAGTCCATCTGCTTATGCGAGTGAAGTCACGGTTATAGATGATGGCGTAAAAACACCCTATCGCATTTTCATGAACAATGTGTTAGATCATAAAGGGTATCGCTTTTTTCAAGCCAGTTATGATACGGATGAAAAAGGAACGGTGCTATCTGTAAATCATGATGCCGTAGGTACTTGGGTAACCTATTTAGGTTATTTGTTAATGGGCATTGGTATGTTCTTCACGCTTTTTGGAAAAGGATCCAGGTTTACGGAAGTAAATAAAAAGTTGAACAAATTAAAGAAGAATAAAGCGGCATTTCTTTTGCTTTTATTGTTGGGCGGCGGTATGGCTCAAGCAAGACCCGCACAACAGCAGGATAGAGGGCCTGAACAAATTATAGATGTTGACCATGCTGCTCTATTTGGTAGGGTTATGGTGCAAGACTTAGATGGTAGAATAAAACCAATAAATACACTTGCATCGGAGTTTTTACGTAAGATTTCCGGCAGGCCTTATTTTCAACTTACTCAAAATGGTGCAACGGTAAAATTAGATGCTAACCAAACATTTTTGGCAATGCATGTTTCTGCAAAGTATTGGGAACAAGTTCCGATTATCAAAATTGATAAGAAAAAATTAGGAACGGTTTATGAAGACTTAAAACTGGGAGCGAACGGCTTAATATCTTTTCAGAATTTATTGGATGAAACCGGAAAATATGTTTTTGTAGAAGACGTTGAAAAAGCAAACCAGAAAAAACCAGCCGAACGGAATGAGTTTGATAAAGAAGTACTTAAAGTAGATGAGCGTTTTAATATTCTTTACAATGTATTTATTGGGAACTACTTAAAAGTGTTTCCCAATAGCCTGGATGAGAATAATACCTGGTTTACTTATACCCATAATTTTGAAGATTTCCCGGAAGAAGACGGACGTTTTGCAAAATCTATAATTCCAACATATTTTTCAGATGTTGCAGCTCAAAATTGGGAAGGAGCATCAGAGAAATTGGGATATATTAGTATGTATCAGAATGTTTTGGGTAAAGATATAATCCCTAGTGATAAAAGAATAGCTGCCGAGTTGTGGTACAACGATCTAAACCTGAATTTCTGGTTGTTTCAGGTGCTGTTTATTTTAGGTTTTCTGATGTTGGTCTTGGCTATGGTAAAGATTTTTACACAAAAGAAAAGTGTAGAATATCTTTGGAATATTTTAATAATTCTAGCCCTTCTTAGTTTTATAGTTTTTGCGGGGAATATTATTCTGCGTTGGTATGTTGCCCAGCATGCCCCATGGAGTAATGGATACGAAATGTTGATTTTTGTTGCATGGGTACTTATGCTTTGTGGTTTTCTTGTTTTTAGAAAGTCAGACTTTGCATTGCCGCTTGCTACTTTATTTTCTGGAGCGTTATTATTTGTGAGTTATTTAGATTGGATCAATCCAGAAATAACGAACTTAATGCCAGTACTAAAATCGTATTGGTTAAAGGTACACGTGGCAACCATTGTAAGTAGTTATGCGCCTTTGGCATTATCCGCTGTTTTGGGGTTAATGGCGCTTGTTTTAATGATAATTAAAACACCAAAAACAAAAGACAGAATAGATTTAAAAATAAAAGAGCTTAGCTATATCAATGAATCCTCAATGACTATAGGCTTATTTGTTTTGGCTGTAGGAACCTTTTTGGGTGGTATTTGGGCCAATGAATCTTGGGGACGTTATTGGGCATGGGATCCAAAAGAAACTTGGGCCCTAATTAGTATAATCGTATATGCCATTGTATTGCATTTACGATTTATTCCTGCGTTAAGAAATACATATGTGCTTAACGTAGCTAGTATGTTCGCTTTCTGGTCAATAATAATGACCTCATTTGGTGTTAACTACTACTTATCAGGATTGCATAGTTATGCTGCTGGAGACCCGGTACCAATTCCTCAATTTGTTTACTTTCTAGCAGACTTTATGATTATTATTGCGGTATGGGCGTACATTAGAAACAAGAGAAAAGTGTAG
- a CDS encoding lycopene cyclase domain-containing protein: MSLYLIILLFSLSGPLAFSFEKNLRLYKRWKYLLPAIAITMFVFVIWDIIFTHNGYWFFNPIYNSGIYINKLPLEEYLFFMVIPYACAFSFYAIQFHFPKFKLNERWTKVVTFLLVIVSVLMSFLCRDYTYTFVVFLVLPVILLLSYYFAREVVQYYLAIYPILLIPFFIINGILTGTGIEQAVFDYNPQAILGIRILSVPIEDMFYNFSLLLLPLALTHMFEVRFKKTKSA; this comes from the coding sequence ATGTCACTCTATTTGATCATTCTCCTTTTTTCACTTTCGGGACCTCTAGCTTTTAGTTTTGAGAAGAACCTTAGGCTTTATAAACGTTGGAAATATCTGCTTCCCGCAATAGCAATAACGATGTTTGTTTTCGTGATTTGGGATATTATCTTTACCCATAACGGATATTGGTTTTTTAACCCTATCTATAATTCGGGCATTTATATAAATAAGCTCCCTTTAGAGGAATATCTGTTTTTTATGGTTATTCCATATGCTTGTGCGTTCTCGTTTTATGCAATTCAATTTCATTTTCCAAAATTCAAGTTGAATGAACGGTGGACAAAAGTTGTAACTTTTCTATTGGTAATAGTATCAGTTCTCATGTCATTTTTATGTAGAGATTACACCTATACTTTTGTTGTTTTCCTTGTATTGCCAGTGATACTTTTACTGAGTTATTATTTTGCCAGAGAAGTGGTGCAATACTATTTAGCTATATATCCTATTTTACTCATTCCGTTTTTTATTATAAACGGAATCTTAACGGGTACAGGAATAGAACAAGCTGTTTTTGATTATAACCCTCAGGCTATTTTGGGAATTCGTATTCTTTCAGTTCCTATAGAAGATATGTTTTATAATTTTTCATTGCTCTTATTACCGTTGGCGTTAACTCATATGTTTGAGGTGCGATTTAAAAAAACTAAAAGCGCATGA
- a CDS encoding DUF4199 domain-containing protein: MKNFTLPIRFGLATSGSLIAYFLVLSLFNLHTNVFYSLFNGVITGFGIYEAIKYRRLEEGRDFNYGKGFTTGIVTGFMASLIFTIFFAFYATEINEGFLTALSEKWFKNLSFEGIVFFTVAIMGFATSLVLTLSFMQLFKSSRNIKK; encoded by the coding sequence ATGAAAAATTTTACCCTACCTATTCGTTTTGGTCTAGCAACAAGTGGATCGTTAATTGCCTACTTTTTAGTTTTATCATTGTTTAATCTTCATACCAATGTGTTCTATAGTCTGTTTAATGGCGTTATTACAGGTTTTGGAATTTATGAAGCAATAAAGTACAGGCGTTTAGAGGAGGGAAGGGATTTTAATTATGGCAAAGGGTTTACCACAGGTATAGTTACTGGGTTTATGGCTTCACTTATTTTTACCATATTCTTTGCATTTTATGCAACTGAAATAAATGAGGGTTTTTTAACGGCGCTTTCTGAAAAGTGGTTTAAAAACCTAAGCTTTGAAGGCATCGTATTTTTTACTGTAGCGATTATGGGATTCGCCACCTCCCTTGTACTAACACTCTCTTTTATGCAACTTTTTAAAAGCTCTAGAAATATTAAGAAATAG
- a CDS encoding GNAT family N-acetyltransferase — protein sequence MKVKILKSDIQLENDRVLLLPFDNPRNEELKDIIFDKEIWEFMGMSVNNEQGLKNYIAKTIKDKNNRLCYPFLIIDKETDKVAGCTRFGNVNAASKKCEIGWTWYGTDFQGTGLNKACKYELLKFGFETIGFKRIQFSTDRDNLRSQKAIENLGAQKEGVFRNNYVAANGESRTDVYYSIIKEEWNTLKDEVFPEFLIY from the coding sequence ATGAAAGTAAAAATTCTAAAATCAGACATTCAACTTGAAAACGATAGAGTGTTGCTTCTTCCCTTTGATAACCCAAGAAATGAAGAACTCAAAGATATCATCTTCGATAAAGAAATTTGGGAGTTCATGGGTATGAGCGTAAATAATGAACAAGGCTTAAAAAACTATATCGCAAAAACGATTAAAGACAAAAACAACCGTCTTTGTTATCCATTTTTAATTATAGACAAGGAAACTGATAAAGTTGCTGGTTGTACAAGGTTCGGAAATGTGAATGCCGCAAGTAAAAAGTGTGAAATTGGATGGACATGGTACGGGACAGATTTTCAAGGCACGGGATTAAACAAAGCTTGCAAGTATGAATTACTAAAGTTTGGTTTTGAAACTATTGGATTTAAAAGAATACAATTTAGTACCGATAGAGATAACCTAAGGTCTCAAAAAGCAATAGAAAATTTAGGTGCTCAAAAAGAAGGTGTTTTTAGAAATAACTATGTAGCTGCAAATGGGGAAAGCAGAACTGATGTGTATTATAGCATCATAAAAGAAGAATGGAATACACTCAAAGACGAAGTCTTTCCAGAATTTTTAATCTATTAG
- a CDS encoding exonuclease domain-containing protein, whose amino-acid sequence MSHHSYAIVAVNTVAVTEYFHRLIEICIVRITNEMEVERFTSLLNPQTQISSELTEVTGLDNDIVQFEPVFREIAEEILRILEGATLVSFSDLAYRVLRSEFKKIGYKFVHPTLYISKLVNERFPEESMDLRKLSEHFGIPVNDLNRCDGMATWIAAWLDKLALNGNQNENHAIQYHDKRMLHQRREMELNSLERKPGVYYFKDSNDAIIYVGKAVRLRDRVKSHFNSKLEREYTLCEETDDIDFVYTGSNLIAELLESDEIKLHNPKYNIAQKNPTAPFIIASKENKKGYLQLSIVRKDYPDSVNEVYYNRNSVAEKLMEVCKEYNLCPKFSGFHKIKGRCNHEKISNCPSACMGEEDPETYNARVKIALEFLESNLNNFAIKLKGRKDGEMGFVLVRDGVYAGFGFVGIHDQIASPEDFENYLVHKTHSYHTTRIIDTFIRKPQNKSKIIYLDSDVLV is encoded by the coding sequence ATGTCTCACCACTCCTATGCTATCGTTGCCGTAAATACAGTAGCAGTCACAGAATATTTTCACCGACTTATTGAAATCTGTATTGTGCGAATTACTAATGAAATGGAAGTGGAGCGGTTTACAAGCTTACTAAATCCACAAACCCAAATTAGTAGTGAGTTAACCGAGGTTACGGGTTTAGATAATGATATTGTCCAGTTTGAGCCTGTTTTTCGTGAAATAGCAGAGGAAATATTACGCATTCTTGAAGGGGCGACTTTGGTCTCTTTTTCGGATTTGGCCTACAGGGTTCTACGTAGCGAGTTTAAGAAAATTGGATATAAGTTTGTGCACCCCACCTTATATATTTCTAAACTTGTAAATGAGCGCTTTCCCGAAGAATCAATGGACTTAAGGAAACTGTCCGAACATTTTGGTATTCCAGTGAATGACTTAAACCGTTGTGATGGTATGGCCACATGGATAGCAGCGTGGTTAGATAAATTGGCTTTAAATGGTAATCAAAATGAAAATCATGCGATACAATATCATGACAAAAGAATGCTGCATCAACGGCGTGAAATGGAACTTAATTCGTTAGAACGGAAACCTGGGGTATATTACTTTAAGGATAGTAATGACGCAATTATTTACGTGGGTAAGGCAGTGAGACTGCGAGACAGAGTTAAGAGCCACTTTAATAGTAAACTGGAGCGAGAGTATACTCTTTGTGAAGAAACCGATGATATCGATTTTGTTTACACAGGCAGTAATCTAATAGCAGAACTACTAGAATCTGATGAGATAAAGTTACATAACCCTAAATATAATATAGCCCAAAAGAATCCTACCGCACCTTTCATTATTGCTTCTAAGGAAAATAAAAAGGGCTATCTGCAGCTTTCTATTGTTCGCAAGGATTATCCGGATTCTGTAAATGAGGTATATTATAATAGGAATTCCGTTGCGGAAAAACTCATGGAGGTTTGCAAGGAATATAACCTTTGTCCAAAATTTTCTGGTTTCCATAAAATTAAGGGTAGATGTAACCATGAAAAGATATCAAATTGCCCGTCTGCTTGCATGGGAGAGGAAGACCCTGAAACCTATAATGCAAGAGTAAAAATAGCCTTGGAATTTCTAGAATCCAATCTCAATAATTTCGCAATTAAGTTGAAAGGAAGGAAAGATGGGGAAATGGGTTTTGTATTAGTCCGTGACGGCGTTTACGCCGGATTCGGTTTTGTGGGGATTCATGATCAGATAGCCTCTCCGGAAGATTTTGAAAATTACCTTGTACATAAAACGCATTCGTATCATACCACTCGTATAATTGATACGTTTATCAGGAAGCCCCAAAACAAGTCAAAAATTATATATTTAGATAGTGATGTATTGGTTTAA